In Scatophagus argus isolate fScaArg1 chromosome 3, fScaArg1.pri, whole genome shotgun sequence, one genomic interval encodes:
- the LOC124056092 gene encoding CTTNBP2 N-terminal-like protein yields the protein MLEFSKIVEGHMKSKLNMESLTKPELLMLFSILEGELEARDLVIDALKAQRKELFIQERYGRYNLSDPFLALQRDSEAVGGQNKDLGCSSPTSNPLVVLKLVVSHCRRMQEKMLAQLAAAESRHRRVIADLEEERRRHAEDTAEGDDVTYILEKERERLQQQLDFERSQVRRLEKEQRRITEQLEEERAQHKQLSCALAKECKWASARALEEGHRLTEQGRKLDKEKEACQALRKELEEERRRTLRMEARVEEQLAEFDTEREQLRSRLKKEEAHCFQLQQQVEELERKLEEANMMRDVRGVVTAPMEACEKEWATKVSPGKTAVDTIKVEDIEEDRNQQPVQPKVNGHHCPMETNGHHAANSPLSEKICLQNGNENSPVHQTQTPSSSCSVPPSTLPPSSPCASPVLAKRPPGSPSPGSYHSPYQAGINQRFHAARHKFQGTAEPDPQSQAAPTPLSPKDISPVTSSSSLESSPVKQIARSTVTQVLSRFTTVQQSATAKLTAPNNSPFGTDYRNLAAPLSPVIGRAAGALPQGIRSPTIPRADRGNPPPIPPKKPGLAQAPPSPATVPRSTSHFSDSPLSGSCGLTSSQDGVKELDVVVSSN from the exons ATGCTGGAGTTTTCAAAGATCGTAGAGGGACATATGAAG TCCAAGCTCAATATGGAGAGTTTGACCAAGCCAGAGTTGCTGATGCTTTTCAGTATCCTGGAGGGCGAGCTGGAGGCCCGGGACCTGGTCATTGATGCCCTAAAG GCCCAGCGTAAAGAGCTGTTTATCCAGGAGCGCTATGGCAGGTACAACCTCAGCGACCCCTTCCTTGCCttgcagagagacagtgaggcTGTTGGGGGCCAGAACAAGGACCTAGGTTGTTCTTCCCCCACCTCTAACCCCCTGGTGGTTCTCAAACTGGTGGTGAGCCACTGTAGGAGGATGCAGGAGAAGATGTTGGCCcagctggctgcagcagagagcaggcaTAGAAGG GTCATTGCAGATctggaagaggaaaggaggaggcaTGCAGAGGACACAGCAGAGGGAGATGATGTCACCTACATcctggagaaggagagggagcgCTTACAACAACAG CTGGACTTTGAGAGGAGCCAGGTTCGACGGCTAGAAAAAGAACAGCGGCGGATCACTGAGCAGCTAGAAGAAGAACGAGCTCAGCACAAACAGCTCTCCTGCGCTTTGGCCAAAGAGTGCAAGTGGGCAAGTGCCAGAGCTCTGGAGGAGGGTCACCGGCTGACTGAGCAGGGCCGCAAGCTCGACAAG GAGAAGGAGGCTTGTCAGGCCCTGAGaaaggagctggaggaagagaggaggagaactCTGAGAATGGAGGCGAgggtggaggagcagctggCTGAGTTTGACACGGAGCGAGAGCAGCTCCGCTCACGTCTGAAGAAGGAGGAAGCTCACTGCTTTCAGCTACAACAACAG GTAGAAGAGCTGGAGAGGAAGTTGGAAGAGGCAAATATGATGAGAGATGTTAGGGGTGTAGTTACAGCTCCAATGGAGGCATGTGAAAAGGAGTGGGCCACGAAAGTTTCTCCAGGAAAAACAGCAGTAGACACTATTAAGGTCGAGGACAttgaagaagacagaaaccaGCAACCCGTGCAGCCAAAAGTCAACGGACACCACTGTCCGATGGAGACCAATGGGCACCATGCTGCAAACAGTCCCCTCTCAGAGAAGATCTGTCTACAGAATGGGAATGAAAATTCTCCAGTTCATCAGACCCAGACACCATCCTCTTCCTGCAGTGTCCCTCCCTCcactctccctccttcttcccCCTGTGCCTCGCCTGTCCTTGCCAAACGCCCACCAGGCAGCCCGAGCCCTGGTAGCTACCACTCTCCCTACCAGGCCGGAATCAACCAGCGCTTCCACGCTGCTCGTCATAAGTTCCAGGGTACCGCTGAACCAGACCCTCAGTCACAGGCTGCACCGACTCCCCTCTCGCCCAAGGACATCTCCCCTGTGACCAGCAGCTCCTCCCTAGAAAGCAGCCCAGTCAAGCAGATAGCGCGGAGCACAGTCACTCAAGTCCTGTCTCGCTTTACCACCGTCCAGCAGAGTGCCACAGCGAAGCTCACAGCACCTAACAATTCACCATTCGGTACAGACTACCGCAACTTGGCAGCACCCTTGTCGCCGGTCATTGGAAGGGCTGCAGGAGCACTGCCACAAGGGATCAGATCACCCACCATCCCCAGGGCAGACAGGGGCAACCCTCCACCCATCCCTCCAAAAAAGCCTGGTCTGGCCCAGGCCCCTCCTTCCCCGGCCACAGTACCCAGGTCTACCAGCCATTTCTCAGACAGCCCGCTCTCAGGCAGCTGTGGCCTCACCTCGAGCCAAGATGGAGTCAAAGAACTGGACGTGGTGGTTTCTTCTAATTAA